The Gallus gallus isolate bGalGal1 chromosome 23, bGalGal1.mat.broiler.GRCg7b, whole genome shotgun sequence genome includes a region encoding these proteins:
- the GALE gene encoding UDP-glucose 4-epimerase isoform X4, whose amino-acid sequence MAERILVTGGAGYIGSHCVLQLAEAGYEPVVIDNLRNAARGPGALPESLQRVQRIAQTPIAFQELDITDGAALRKLFSTHRFSAVMHFAGLKAVGESVRRPLEYYNVNLTGTIRLLEAMEAYSVRNIVFSSSATVYGDPQYLPLDEKHPVGGCTNPYGKSKYFIEEMIQDLCKAEKVAVGRQEFLSVFGNDYETADGTGIRDYIHVVDLAKGHIAALKKLKENCGCKIYNLGTGTGYSVLQMVQAMEKASGREIKYKITGRREGDVAACYANPELAERELGWKAAFGLDKMCEDLWRWQLQNPTGYSKN is encoded by the exons ATGGCGGAGCGTATCCTGGTGACCGGCGGCGCGGGGTATATCGGCAGTCACTGCGTGCTGCAGTTGGCCGAGGCGGGCTACGAGCCCGTGGTCATCGACAACCTCCGCAACGCCGCCAGAG GGCCCGGCGCGCTCCCCGAGAGCCTGCAGCGCGTGCAGCGCATCGCGCAGACGCCCATCGCCTTTCAGGAGCTCGACATCACGGACGGGGCCGCGCTGCGGAAGCTCTTCAGCACG CACCGCTTCTCGGCTGTGATGCACTTCGCGGGGCTGAAGGCAGTGGGTGAATCTGTGCGGCGGCCATTGGAGTACTACAATGTGAACCTCACTGGCACCATTCGGCTACTGGAG GCCATGGAAGCATACAGTGTAAGGAACATCGTGTTCAGCAGCTCGGCCACTGTCTATGGTGACCCACAGTACCTTCCCCTGGATGAGAAGCACCCAGTCGGGGGCTGCACCAACCCCTATGGCAAATCTAAGTACTTCATCGAGGAGATGATCCAGGacctctgcaaagcagagaag GTGGCAGTGGGGCGCCAGGAATTTCTGAGTGTGTTTGGGAATGACTATGAGACAGCAGATGGAACAG GTATTAGGGATTACATCCATGTTGTGGATTTGGCCAAGGGACACATCGCTGCTTTGAAGAAGCTCAAAGAGAACTGTGGCTGCAAG ATCTACAACCTGGGCACCGGCACAGGCTACTCTGTCCTGCAGATGGTCCAGGCCATGGAGAAAGCCTCAGGGAGGGAG ATCAAGTACAAGATCACAGGCCGGCGGGAGGGAGATGTGGCTGCCTGCTATGCTAACCCAGAACTTGCTGAGCGTGAGCtgggctggaaagctgcatttGGTCTGGACAAGATGT GTGAGGACCTGTGGCGCTGGCAGCTGCAGAATCCCACAGGATACAGCAAGAACTGA
- the GALE gene encoding UDP-glucose 4-epimerase isoform X3 produces the protein MAERILVTGGAGYIGSHCVLQLAEAGYEPVVIDNLRNAARGPGALPESLQRVQRIAQTPIAFQELDITDGAALRKLFSTHRFSAVMHFAGLKAVGESVRRPLEYYNVNLTGTIRLLEAMEAYSVRNIVFSSSATVYGDPQYLPLDEKHPVGGCTNPYGKSKYFIEEMIQDLCKAEKGWNAILLRYFNPIGAHESGMIGEDPQGIPNNLMPYVAQVAVGRQEFLSVFGNDYETADGTGIRDYIHVVDLAKGHIAALKKLKENCGCKIYNLGTGTGYSVLQMVQAMEKASGREIKYKITGRREGDVAACYANPELAERELGWKAAFGLDKMCEDLWRWQLQNPTGYSKN, from the exons ATGGCGGAGCGTATCCTGGTGACCGGCGGCGCGGGGTATATCGGCAGTCACTGCGTGCTGCAGTTGGCCGAGGCGGGCTACGAGCCCGTGGTCATCGACAACCTCCGCAACGCCGCCAGAG GGCCCGGCGCGCTCCCCGAGAGCCTGCAGCGCGTGCAGCGCATCGCGCAGACGCCCATCGCCTTTCAGGAGCTCGACATCACGGACGGGGCCGCGCTGCGGAAGCTCTTCAGCACG CACCGCTTCTCGGCTGTGATGCACTTCGCGGGGCTGAAGGCAGTGGGTGAATCTGTGCGGCGGCCATTGGAGTACTACAATGTGAACCTCACTGGCACCATTCGGCTACTGGAG GCCATGGAAGCATACAGTGTAAGGAACATCGTGTTCAGCAGCTCGGCCACTGTCTATGGTGACCCACAGTACCTTCCCCTGGATGAGAAGCACCCAGTCGGGGGCTGCACCAACCCCTATGGCAAATCTAAGTACTTCATCGAGGAGATGATCCAGGacctctgcaaagcagagaag ggctggAATGCCATTCTCCTGCGCTATTTTAATCCCATCGGTGCCCATGAGTCTGGAATGATCGGAGAAGACCCTCAGGGCATACCCAACAACCTCATGCCCTACGTGGCACAG GTGGCAGTGGGGCGCCAGGAATTTCTGAGTGTGTTTGGGAATGACTATGAGACAGCAGATGGAACAG GTATTAGGGATTACATCCATGTTGTGGATTTGGCCAAGGGACACATCGCTGCTTTGAAGAAGCTCAAAGAGAACTGTGGCTGCAAG ATCTACAACCTGGGCACCGGCACAGGCTACTCTGTCCTGCAGATGGTCCAGGCCATGGAGAAAGCCTCAGGGAGGGAG ATCAAGTACAAGATCACAGGCCGGCGGGAGGGAGATGTGGCTGCCTGCTATGCTAACCCAGAACTTGCTGAGCGTGAGCtgggctggaaagctgcatttGGTCTGGACAAGATGT GTGAGGACCTGTGGCGCTGGCAGCTGCAGAATCCCACAGGATACAGCAAGAACTGA
- the GALE gene encoding UDP-glucose 4-epimerase isoform X2, whose product MTRDHGRASLVPLAVPCGLPPPGGDAHPGAALPLAPPMAAAVQAEAPAPDAPFPAWLTRPQVFRRAWQRGREAPPGPALKAGRIWPEGPGALPESLQRVQRIAQTPIAFQELDITDGAALRKLFSTHRFSAVMHFAGLKAVGESVRRPLEYYNVNLTGTIRLLEAMEAYSVRNIVFSSSATVYGDPQYLPLDEKHPVGGCTNPYGKSKYFIEEMIQDLCKAEKGWNAILLRYFNPIGAHESGMIGEDPQGIPNNLMPYVAQVAVGRQEFLSVFGNDYETADGTGIRDYIHVVDLAKGHIAALKKLKENCGCKIYNLGTGTGYSVLQMVQAMEKASGREIKYKITGRREGDVAACYANPELAERELGWKAAFGLDKMCEDLWRWQLQNPTGYSKN is encoded by the exons ATGACTCGAGACCACGGCCGTGCTAGTCTCGTTCCGCTCGCGGTGCCGTGCGGCCTCCCGCCGCCAGGGGGCGATGCGCACCCCGGCGCCGCCTTGCCGCTCGCCCCGCCAATGGCCGCAGCCGTTCAGGCGGAAGCTCCCGCCCCCGACGCCCCGTTTCCGGCCTGGCTGACACGTCCGCAGGTGTTTCGGCGCGCGTGGCAGCGGGGGCGGGaggccccgcccggcccggccttAAAGGCGGGGCGGATTTGGCCGGAAG GGCCCGGCGCGCTCCCCGAGAGCCTGCAGCGCGTGCAGCGCATCGCGCAGACGCCCATCGCCTTTCAGGAGCTCGACATCACGGACGGGGCCGCGCTGCGGAAGCTCTTCAGCACG CACCGCTTCTCGGCTGTGATGCACTTCGCGGGGCTGAAGGCAGTGGGTGAATCTGTGCGGCGGCCATTGGAGTACTACAATGTGAACCTCACTGGCACCATTCGGCTACTGGAG GCCATGGAAGCATACAGTGTAAGGAACATCGTGTTCAGCAGCTCGGCCACTGTCTATGGTGACCCACAGTACCTTCCCCTGGATGAGAAGCACCCAGTCGGGGGCTGCACCAACCCCTATGGCAAATCTAAGTACTTCATCGAGGAGATGATCCAGGacctctgcaaagcagagaag ggctggAATGCCATTCTCCTGCGCTATTTTAATCCCATCGGTGCCCATGAGTCTGGAATGATCGGAGAAGACCCTCAGGGCATACCCAACAACCTCATGCCCTACGTGGCACAG GTGGCAGTGGGGCGCCAGGAATTTCTGAGTGTGTTTGGGAATGACTATGAGACAGCAGATGGAACAG GTATTAGGGATTACATCCATGTTGTGGATTTGGCCAAGGGACACATCGCTGCTTTGAAGAAGCTCAAAGAGAACTGTGGCTGCAAG ATCTACAACCTGGGCACCGGCACAGGCTACTCTGTCCTGCAGATGGTCCAGGCCATGGAGAAAGCCTCAGGGAGGGAG ATCAAGTACAAGATCACAGGCCGGCGGGAGGGAGATGTGGCTGCCTGCTATGCTAACCCAGAACTTGCTGAGCGTGAGCtgggctggaaagctgcatttGGTCTGGACAAGATGT GTGAGGACCTGTGGCGCTGGCAGCTGCAGAATCCCACAGGATACAGCAAGAACTGA